Genomic segment of Candidatus Bathyarchaeota archaeon:
TGTTTAAAGTATTTTTGGTATATCCTTTCTCACTCATATAAAACTATTCCATCAATGTTAGATCAAAGAAAAGAGGGTTCATCAATTAAATGGTAATACTGGACTTATCTTGCAACTCAATTTTTTGAATTTTCACTCCTCTAGCCTTTAGCCCATTGAGGATGATAACTCCTATTATTCCTCCTATAAGGCCTCCGGCCCCATGGAGGGCTGCGAAGAAGGTAATCCCTCCATATGCAGAAAATACCTGGGTTGGAGCCATGAAGAAGCTGCCTATTATGAGGCCAGCTATAAGGGTTGATATAACGGATATGAGGACTAGAAGGGCTGAGCCAATGAGCCTCCTATCAAGAAGGGTTCTATAACCTATGGCCCTTGAGGAGATGTCGAATACGAAGCTTGCAGCTGTGAACCCTAGAAAGTGGAGCGCTGTTGGTCTCAGCATGAAGTTGAGTATGGTCGCTATGAGCCCCATAGCCGATGCACATAGGGGCCTCCTGGTCCACCAGATTGTGAGGATGAGGAGTGAGGCCCCAACCATATCGCAGAGGATGGGGAGGCGTGTGGCCTGCCAGAATATCGGTGTTATGGTCACGTTAAGTATGGCCCATGTTGAGGCCGCTAGGGATACTGCCACAATATCCCTCGTTTCTAGTCTCGGCATAACCTCACCAATGTTACGACTAACTTTTTCAGTAACACGAATATAAGGCTTTTCCATTAGGTACGGTATGATCATTCGGGGGAGGCTTGATGAAGCAGGGTGTGGTCAGGTTCAGTGTCTCACTTCCACCAACCCTTGTGAGGGAGTTCGACGAGACCTGGAGGAATATGCGATATGATAACAGGTCAAAGGCCCTCCACGATGCCCTCCGTAGCTTTATCACCGAGGTTGAGTGGATGAGGGAGGAGGGGGGCTTCATGGTCGGTGTGGTTATGGCTCTCCACTACCTGGATAGGCCTGGCCTTTTGGAGGAATTAGCCACTCTGTTAAGGGGGTTTAGAGGCATCATCTCATCGATCCAGCAGGTTTATGTGGAGGAGAACAAGATGCTGGGGGTCATCTCTGTGGCGGGAGAGGCTGGGGAGATCAAGAGGATGGCTCAGGAGCTTATGGCAAAGAAGGGAGTTAAGCAGGTTAAGGTCTCGGTCATCTCCCCATAGATAAAATGCTGGCGCTGGCCCCTCATCCACGTTCTATTGTGAAAAGTTCCGATTCCTCAGCCTCAGCCAACCAGCTCAATAGCTTCTCTCCAGACCCCATGGAGAGTTCGGATCGGATTCGCCTTAAAACCTCCTCCCTTAAGGTTATCGTCAAAAATTCCTGAGACTTGATGAATTCCGCCTTTATTCCAGGGCCTTCCTCCACTTCTATGTTTCTCTTGCCAAGCGTGCACCCGGTGGAGAACTGGATTCCGTCAACTGTGCAGGACTCCGGGGGCTTCAATGGAAGGTAGACCCTACACCTGAGGTCGAACCATCCTCGAGCACCCAGTTTATTAAGGGCCACCAGCCCCATTCTCAGGCCTATGGCTAGATATGGGCCTCTATGCCCATGAAAATCCACAGCCCTACTGAATAGCTCATCCGACCAAGCTCTCTCCTTACGCATATCAGCCAACTCCAATCTACAACACACAATTAGGGTGACCTCACCTGTTTCTAGGGTTAGACCTCAACCTTCTCCACCTCCCCAGCTCTCGATGTGGTTATCCCCTTCAGGGCTTGAGATGCTGCCGCCCTGAGGAAGGCGACGTCGCTGTCGATGGCGCAGAACTTGAAGCCCCTCTCTAGAGCCTCATTTATGTTTGTGGGTCCAGGTGCCGTGGTGCAGTGCATCCCCGGCGCCACGCCATGCCTCTCTCCAGCCTCCACAATCCTGTCCAGTGCATCTATGAATTCTGGATGATTGTATTTTCTATGTATACCCATATCCATTGTCAGATCTGATGGGCCTACGAAGCATGCGTCTACCCCCTCGATTGAGAAGATCTCATCTATATTTCTCACTCCCTTTTTTGTCTCGATCATAACTACGACGAGGGTCTCATCATTGGCTGTGGCAAAGTAGTCAGGATCCCCGAACGCCGCCAGTCTAGGGCCTGCACCCCTCTCCCCCTGGGGTGGGTACTTCACGAACCTTACGGCATCCTTAGCCATCTCAGCGCTCTCTATCCTCGGGATGACTAACCCCGTGGCTCCGGCATCAAGGGCCTTCTTAGCCCAAATCGGGTCGTTCCATGGGATTCTGGCCATGGGCATACACCTCTCCCGGTTGTATAGCATGCCTTGAACCATGAAGTGGTAGGTCTCGGGGCCGAATGGCCCATGCTCCATGTCGCAGACCAGCCAGTCGAACCCGAGGTCCGCGAGGTACATGGATATGTCAGGATGGCCTATGGTGATCCAGGTCCCGATGCTGGCTTCCCCGGCCTTCAGCTTCTTCTTGACCAGGTTTCTCAATCTGACACCTCTAATATATTCACGGAACTCGATTTAAAGATCTTGAACTCTTCCGGAACCTTAATTCTTTATCGCCTCAACCCAGCTGAACTTCTTCTGGAGGGTTGCGGGATAGTAGTCCCTCCAGCTGTATCCGATCCTCTTACCCCATATGTAGTAGACTCTGGGATCTATGTAGCTCTTAAGGGATGTGGTTAGGTTGTAGTCTCTAGTCTCTCTCTGGATCTCGACTTGAATTCTCAGTTCCTCGAGCCTATTCTTGTATCGAATTTTCAAATCATCTAATTTTTTTAAATTTTTTTTCATACAATTATCTCTCTCAATTTTTATTTTGCCTATACTCTTTCTCAAATTTTCAATTTTAATCTTTTTTCTATTTAATCTTTC
This window contains:
- a CDS encoding formylmethanofuran dehydrogenase subunit E family protein yields the protein MCCRLELADMRKERAWSDELFSRAVDFHGHRGPYLAIGLRMGLVALNKLGARGWFDLRCRVYLPLKPPESCTVDGIQFSTGCTLGKRNIEVEEGPGIKAEFIKSQEFLTITLREEVLRRIRSELSMGSGEKLLSWLAEAEESELFTIERG